A region of Polyodon spathula isolate WHYD16114869_AA chromosome 4, ASM1765450v1, whole genome shotgun sequence DNA encodes the following proteins:
- the LOC121315139 gene encoding shugoshin 1-like isoform X3, producing the protein MVRERVEKKSFQESLADIKEKMKEKRNKRLASTTTGKKTVTCTIKTQVINTSSFMLKVQANNKALALAVQAEKETVRQAQELILHMRKEQQAMMFHILMLKRKLRAQEARDSVQCGPKPDTTQTDSDLHSSPSSNPLLRWVPVTDSTNPRSPTDGSQSPCPANREISNDVHSDDHSDVHRRVKGALLMRNVTSRRRGLDCQRDVSAFRESVDETLHEGAPVSGKACEGKTSGADVEEKVDVNHETGTPERENKAKETSLQEDFDLELLSIEPRDAKHSTPEPQGKVSVFKKKQDTGTKTGRGRKDQADRVPLKKPWDTKQPRARSKSRDRTQTKPKNLPNDQINVSIGSNDAYDFNCEEVIHTTPFRPSNKPKEEDTVVSEADPGWASEERSDSESSSSEDLDCSVYEPGSRKGRKNRQDPSHLTEKAEIPPRRPRSKRSSIVQSWQRSGKENVDAGSNEIMSAVDMEVAHKSEKPLYGTVFSGETEEYPAGEVLCLPTSLCDVTNISSASREKEFKSPSTLLNSKTAKPATPVRKRRCTLAVSYKEPTLNAKLRRGDKFTDTEFLHSPVFKQECKRKSIKREKFVKYNESFVGCRP; encoded by the exons ATGGTCCGAGAGAGGGTGGAGAAGAAGTCCTTCCAGGAGAGCCTGGCGGACATCAAGGAGAAGATGAAGGAGAAAAGAAACAAGCGACTGGCCAGCACTACCACGGGGAAAAAAACTGTAACATGCACGATTAAAACCCAGGTCATAA ATACTTCTTCATTCATGCTGAAAGTTCAGGCTAACAATAAGGCATTGGCGTTGGCGGTGCAAGCAGAGAAAGAAACAGTAAGACAAGCTCAAGAGCTTATCTTGCATATGAGGAAGGAGCAGCAGGCTATGATGTTTCACATATTGATGTTGAAAAGAAAACTCAGAGCACAAGAAGCTCGGGACAGTGTACAG TGCGGCCCTAAACCTGACACAACCCAAACTGACAGCGATTTGCACAGTTCTCCTTCGTCAAATCCTCTGCTTag GTGGGTTCCTGTAACTGATTCCACTAATCCAAGAAGTCCCACAGATGGATCACAAAGTCCTTGTCCTGCAAATAGAG aaatatcCAATGATGTTCATTCTGATGATCACAGTGATGTCCATAGGCGTGTAAAGGGTGCGTTATTGATGAGAAATGTGACATCCAGGCGACGAGGACTTGACTGTCAAAGAGATGTGTCTGCATTTAGAGAGAGTGTAGACGAGACACTTCATGAAGGTGCTCCTGTAAGTGGAAAGGCCTGTGAAGGAAAAACCTCAGGAGCCGATGTAGAAGAAAAAGTTGATGTTAACCATGAAACGGGAACTCCAGAAAGAGAGAATAAAGCCAAGGAGACATCGTTACAGGAAGACTTTGATCTGGAACTGTTATCCATTGAGCCACGTGATGCCAAACATTCAACACCTGAGCCTCAAGGCAAAGTCtctgtatttaagaaaaaacagGATACTGGGACCAAGACTGGAAGAGGCAGAAAAGACCAAGCTGACAGAGTTCCTTTGAAAAAGCCTTGGGATACTAAACAACCCAGAGCCAGGTCTAAAAGCAGAGACAGAACTCAAACTAAACCGAAGAATCTGCCCAATGACCAAATAAATGTATCAATTGGATCAAATGATGCCTATGACTTCAATTGTGAGGAGGTCATTCACACAACACCTTTCCGGCCCAGTAACAAGCCTAAGGAGGAAGATACTGTGGTGAGTGAGGCTGACCCTGGCTGGGCTTCTGAAGAGAGGAGTGACTCTGAGAGCAGTTCCTCGGAGGATTTAGACTGCAGCGTCTACGAACCTGGCAGCAGAAAGGGAAGGAAGAACAGGCAAGATCCAAGCCACCTCACAGAGAAAGCAGAAATTCCTCCCAGAAGACCCAGGTCCAAAAGGAGCTCTATTGTGCAGTCCTGGCAGAGGTCTGGAAAAGAAAACGTAGATGCTGGGTCAAATGAAATAATGTCTGCTGTCG ATATGGAAGTAGCCCACAAATCAGAGAAACCTTTATATGGAACTGTGTTTAGTGGCGAGACTGAAGAATATCCAG CAGGTGAGGTCCTTTGTCTACCAACCAGCCTTTGTGATGTCACAAATATTTCCTCTGCATCCCGTGAGAAGGAATTTAAGTCACCCAGCACTCTCCTAAACAGCAAAACTGCGAAGCCTGCAACACCTGTTCGGAAGCGCAGATGCACTCTTGCTGTGTCCTACAAGGAACCCACTCTAAATGC GAAACTGCGCAGAGGGGACAAGTTCACTGATACTGAATTTTTACATTCACCAGTCTTCAAACAAGAATGTAAGAGGAAATCCATTAAACGGGAGAAGTTTGTGAAATACAACGAATCATT
- the LOC121315139 gene encoding shugoshin 1-like isoform X2, which produces MVRERVEKKSFQESLADIKEKMKEKRNKRLASTTTGKKTVTCTIKTQVINTSSFMLKVQANNKALALAVQAEKETVRQAQELILHMRKEQQAMMFHILMLKRKLRAQEARDSVQCGPKPDTTQTDSDLHSSPSSNPLLRWVPVTDSTNPRSPTDGSQSPCPANREISNDVHSDDHSDVHRRVKGALLMRNVTSRRRGLDCQRDVSAFRESVDETLHEGAPVSGKACEGKTSGADVEEKVDVNHETGTPERENKAKETSLQEDFDLELLSIEPRDAKHSTPEPQGKVSVFKKKQDTGTKTGRGRKDQADRVPLKKPWDTKQPRARSKSRDRTQTKPKNLPNDQINVSIGSNDAYDFNCEEVIHTTPFRPSNKPKEEDTVVSEADPGWASEERSDSESSSSEDLDCSVYEPGSRKGRKNRQDPSHLTEKAEIPPRRPRSKRSSIVQSWQRSGKENVDAGSNEIMSAVGHTKLKVTATQAPKMRADHCHHMNFSPLPADMEVAHKSEKPLYGTVFSGETEEYPGEVLCLPTSLCDVTNISSASREKEFKSPSTLLNSKTAKPATPVRKRRCTLAVSYKEPTLNAKLRRGDKFTDTEFLHSPVFKQECKRKSIKREKFVKYNESFVGCRP; this is translated from the exons ATGGTCCGAGAGAGGGTGGAGAAGAAGTCCTTCCAGGAGAGCCTGGCGGACATCAAGGAGAAGATGAAGGAGAAAAGAAACAAGCGACTGGCCAGCACTACCACGGGGAAAAAAACTGTAACATGCACGATTAAAACCCAGGTCATAA ATACTTCTTCATTCATGCTGAAAGTTCAGGCTAACAATAAGGCATTGGCGTTGGCGGTGCAAGCAGAGAAAGAAACAGTAAGACAAGCTCAAGAGCTTATCTTGCATATGAGGAAGGAGCAGCAGGCTATGATGTTTCACATATTGATGTTGAAAAGAAAACTCAGAGCACAAGAAGCTCGGGACAGTGTACAG TGCGGCCCTAAACCTGACACAACCCAAACTGACAGCGATTTGCACAGTTCTCCTTCGTCAAATCCTCTGCTTag GTGGGTTCCTGTAACTGATTCCACTAATCCAAGAAGTCCCACAGATGGATCACAAAGTCCTTGTCCTGCAAATAGAG aaatatcCAATGATGTTCATTCTGATGATCACAGTGATGTCCATAGGCGTGTAAAGGGTGCGTTATTGATGAGAAATGTGACATCCAGGCGACGAGGACTTGACTGTCAAAGAGATGTGTCTGCATTTAGAGAGAGTGTAGACGAGACACTTCATGAAGGTGCTCCTGTAAGTGGAAAGGCCTGTGAAGGAAAAACCTCAGGAGCCGATGTAGAAGAAAAAGTTGATGTTAACCATGAAACGGGAACTCCAGAAAGAGAGAATAAAGCCAAGGAGACATCGTTACAGGAAGACTTTGATCTGGAACTGTTATCCATTGAGCCACGTGATGCCAAACATTCAACACCTGAGCCTCAAGGCAAAGTCtctgtatttaagaaaaaacagGATACTGGGACCAAGACTGGAAGAGGCAGAAAAGACCAAGCTGACAGAGTTCCTTTGAAAAAGCCTTGGGATACTAAACAACCCAGAGCCAGGTCTAAAAGCAGAGACAGAACTCAAACTAAACCGAAGAATCTGCCCAATGACCAAATAAATGTATCAATTGGATCAAATGATGCCTATGACTTCAATTGTGAGGAGGTCATTCACACAACACCTTTCCGGCCCAGTAACAAGCCTAAGGAGGAAGATACTGTGGTGAGTGAGGCTGACCCTGGCTGGGCTTCTGAAGAGAGGAGTGACTCTGAGAGCAGTTCCTCGGAGGATTTAGACTGCAGCGTCTACGAACCTGGCAGCAGAAAGGGAAGGAAGAACAGGCAAGATCCAAGCCACCTCACAGAGAAAGCAGAAATTCCTCCCAGAAGACCCAGGTCCAAAAGGAGCTCTATTGTGCAGTCCTGGCAGAGGTCTGGAAAAGAAAACGTAGATGCTGGGTCAAATGAAATAATGTCTGCTGTCG GACATACAAAGCTAAAGGTTACAGCAACCCAAGCTCCCAAAATGAGAGCTGATCACTGCCATCATATGAACTTTTCACCTCTACCAGCAGATATGGAAGTAGCCCACAAATCAGAGAAACCTTTATATGGAACTGTGTTTAGTGGCGAGACTGAAGAATATCCAG GTGAGGTCCTTTGTCTACCAACCAGCCTTTGTGATGTCACAAATATTTCCTCTGCATCCCGTGAGAAGGAATTTAAGTCACCCAGCACTCTCCTAAACAGCAAAACTGCGAAGCCTGCAACACCTGTTCGGAAGCGCAGATGCACTCTTGCTGTGTCCTACAAGGAACCCACTCTAAATGC GAAACTGCGCAGAGGGGACAAGTTCACTGATACTGAATTTTTACATTCACCAGTCTTCAAACAAGAATGTAAGAGGAAATCCATTAAACGGGAGAAGTTTGTGAAATACAACGAATCATT
- the LOC121315140 gene encoding polypeptide N-acetylgalactosaminyltransferase 4-like: protein MRVRWSRKLGLLAKTCLLLSLLWVAYLILEMSTSSYQDLHGEGAGRNLLERQFSSKTQGKEQIAQPVYQKPPPDSNAPGEWGKAARLQLDPEQKKQEEESIERYAINIHLSDKISLHRHIVDRRMDECRSKVFDYRKLPTTSVIISFYNEAWSTLLRTIHSVLETTPAALLKEIILVDDFSDRAYLKSQLEEYISNLDRVRLIRTNKREGLVRGRLIGATYSTGDVLTFLDCHCECVPGWIEPLLERIRENKTAIVCPVIDTIDWNTFEFYMQTDEPMIGGFDWRLTFQWHSVPEQERQRRKSKTDPIRSPTMAGGLFAVSKEYFQYLGTYDMGMEVWGGENLELSFRVWQCGGSLEIHPCSHVGHVFPKKAPYARPNFLQNTVRAAEVWMDDYKQHFYNRNPPARKEKYGDISERKLIRERLKCQSFEWYLKNIYPDLHVPEDRHGWHGAVRSAGIHTECLDYNAPDHNPTGAHLSLFGCHGQGGNQYFEYTSKKEIRFNSVTEICAEVPDRQKYIAMRYCPRDGTTVPESIIWEFRNDGTIYHPHSNTCITSHRTSNGRTGIEMRLCNPGDTNQIWSFE from the exons ATGAGGGTACGCTGGTCACGGAAGCTGGGGTTGCTGGCTAAGACCTGCCTGCTTCTGTCTCTCTTGTGGGTGGCCTACCTCATCCTGGAGATGTCGACATCGTCCTATCAGGACCTGCATGGGGAAGGAGCTGGGAGGAACCTGCTCGAGAGACAATTCTCCAGCAAGACCCAGGGCAAAGAGCAGATTGCCCAGCCTGTCTACCAGAAGCCCCCTCCCGACTCCAATGCCCCTGGGGAGTGGGGCAAGGCTGCCCGGCTGCAGTTGGACCCGGAGCAGAAGAAGCAAGAGGAGGAGAGCATCGAGAGATATGCCATTAATATCCACCTGAGCGACAAGATCTCCTTGCATCGGCACATTGTGGACAGACGGATGGATGA ATGTAGATCCAAGGTATTTGATTACCGGAAACTGCCAACGACTTCTGTGATCATTTCCTTCTACAACGAGGCCTGGTCCACTTTACTGAGGACCATACACAGCGTCCTGGAGACCACCCCTGCTGCACTGCTGAAAGAAATCATTCTAGTAGATGACTTTAGCGATAGAG CCTACCTGAAATCTCAGCTTGAGGAGTACATCAGTAACCTAGACCGGGTTCGGCTCATCAGGACCAACAAGCGTGAAGGGCTGGTCCGCGGCCGTCTCATCGGAGCCACCTATTCAACTGGAGACGTGCTCACCTTCCTGGACTGTCACTGTGAGTGCGTTCCTGGCTGGATTGAACCACTGCTGGAGAG AATTAGAGAAAATAAGACGGCTATTGTGTGCCCTGTGATTGACACCATTGACTGGAATACCTTTGAGTTTTACATGCAGACAGACGAGCCCATGATCGGTGGATTTGACTGGCGGCTCACTTTTCAGTGGCACTCTGTGCCTGAGCAGGAGCGCCAGAGACGGAAATCCAAAACCGATCCCATCAG GTCTCCGACGATGGCAGGAGGCTTGTTTGCTGTAAGCAAGGAGTACTTTCAGTACCTTGGCACTTACGATATGGGAATGGAAGTCTGGGGGGGCGAGAATCTTGAGTTGTCATTCAGG GTATGGCAGTGTGGAGGATCATTGGAGATTCATCCCTGCTCACATGTAGGCCATGTTTTTCCAAAGAAGGCCCCATACGCCAGGCCTAACTTCCTCCAGAACACCGTGCGTGCAGCAGAGGTTTGGATGGATGATTACAAACAACATTTCTACAACCGAAACCCTCCAGCACGGAAG GAAAAATATGGTGATATTTCAGAAAGGAAACTCATCCGGGAGAGACTGAAGTGCCAGAGTTTTGAGTGGTATTTGAAAAACATATACCCTGATCTGCATGTTCCTGAGGATCGGCATGGCTGGCATGGAGCA gtGCGAAGCGCTGGGATTCACACAGAGTGCCTGGATTACAATGCTCCAGACCACAACCCCACAGGAGCACACCTGTCTCTGTTTGGATGCCACGGGCAAGGAGGCAATcag TACTTTGAGTACACATCGAAGAAGGAAATCCGTTTTAACTCTGTGACGGAGATCTGTGCAGAGGtaccagacagacagaaatacattGCAATGAGGTATTGTCCACGAGATGGAACTACAGTGCCTGAGAGCATCATCTGGGAGTTCAGAAAT GATGGGACTATCTATCACCCTCACTCCAACACGTGCATCACCTCTCACCGCACTTCAAATGGAAGGACAGGCATTGAGATGAGACTCTGCAACCCGGGGGACACAAATCAGATCTGGAGTTTTGAGTAA
- the LOC121315139 gene encoding shugoshin 1-like isoform X1, producing the protein MVRERVEKKSFQESLADIKEKMKEKRNKRLASTTTGKKTVTCTIKTQVINTSSFMLKVQANNKALALAVQAEKETVRQAQELILHMRKEQQAMMFHILMLKRKLRAQEARDSVQCGPKPDTTQTDSDLHSSPSSNPLLRWVPVTDSTNPRSPTDGSQSPCPANREISNDVHSDDHSDVHRRVKGALLMRNVTSRRRGLDCQRDVSAFRESVDETLHEGAPVSGKACEGKTSGADVEEKVDVNHETGTPERENKAKETSLQEDFDLELLSIEPRDAKHSTPEPQGKVSVFKKKQDTGTKTGRGRKDQADRVPLKKPWDTKQPRARSKSRDRTQTKPKNLPNDQINVSIGSNDAYDFNCEEVIHTTPFRPSNKPKEEDTVVSEADPGWASEERSDSESSSSEDLDCSVYEPGSRKGRKNRQDPSHLTEKAEIPPRRPRSKRSSIVQSWQRSGKENVDAGSNEIMSAVGHTKLKVTATQAPKMRADHCHHMNFSPLPADMEVAHKSEKPLYGTVFSGETEEYPAGEVLCLPTSLCDVTNISSASREKEFKSPSTLLNSKTAKPATPVRKRRCTLAVSYKEPTLNAKLRRGDKFTDTEFLHSPVFKQECKRKSIKREKFVKYNESFVGCRP; encoded by the exons ATGGTCCGAGAGAGGGTGGAGAAGAAGTCCTTCCAGGAGAGCCTGGCGGACATCAAGGAGAAGATGAAGGAGAAAAGAAACAAGCGACTGGCCAGCACTACCACGGGGAAAAAAACTGTAACATGCACGATTAAAACCCAGGTCATAA ATACTTCTTCATTCATGCTGAAAGTTCAGGCTAACAATAAGGCATTGGCGTTGGCGGTGCAAGCAGAGAAAGAAACAGTAAGACAAGCTCAAGAGCTTATCTTGCATATGAGGAAGGAGCAGCAGGCTATGATGTTTCACATATTGATGTTGAAAAGAAAACTCAGAGCACAAGAAGCTCGGGACAGTGTACAG TGCGGCCCTAAACCTGACACAACCCAAACTGACAGCGATTTGCACAGTTCTCCTTCGTCAAATCCTCTGCTTag GTGGGTTCCTGTAACTGATTCCACTAATCCAAGAAGTCCCACAGATGGATCACAAAGTCCTTGTCCTGCAAATAGAG aaatatcCAATGATGTTCATTCTGATGATCACAGTGATGTCCATAGGCGTGTAAAGGGTGCGTTATTGATGAGAAATGTGACATCCAGGCGACGAGGACTTGACTGTCAAAGAGATGTGTCTGCATTTAGAGAGAGTGTAGACGAGACACTTCATGAAGGTGCTCCTGTAAGTGGAAAGGCCTGTGAAGGAAAAACCTCAGGAGCCGATGTAGAAGAAAAAGTTGATGTTAACCATGAAACGGGAACTCCAGAAAGAGAGAATAAAGCCAAGGAGACATCGTTACAGGAAGACTTTGATCTGGAACTGTTATCCATTGAGCCACGTGATGCCAAACATTCAACACCTGAGCCTCAAGGCAAAGTCtctgtatttaagaaaaaacagGATACTGGGACCAAGACTGGAAGAGGCAGAAAAGACCAAGCTGACAGAGTTCCTTTGAAAAAGCCTTGGGATACTAAACAACCCAGAGCCAGGTCTAAAAGCAGAGACAGAACTCAAACTAAACCGAAGAATCTGCCCAATGACCAAATAAATGTATCAATTGGATCAAATGATGCCTATGACTTCAATTGTGAGGAGGTCATTCACACAACACCTTTCCGGCCCAGTAACAAGCCTAAGGAGGAAGATACTGTGGTGAGTGAGGCTGACCCTGGCTGGGCTTCTGAAGAGAGGAGTGACTCTGAGAGCAGTTCCTCGGAGGATTTAGACTGCAGCGTCTACGAACCTGGCAGCAGAAAGGGAAGGAAGAACAGGCAAGATCCAAGCCACCTCACAGAGAAAGCAGAAATTCCTCCCAGAAGACCCAGGTCCAAAAGGAGCTCTATTGTGCAGTCCTGGCAGAGGTCTGGAAAAGAAAACGTAGATGCTGGGTCAAATGAAATAATGTCTGCTGTCG GACATACAAAGCTAAAGGTTACAGCAACCCAAGCTCCCAAAATGAGAGCTGATCACTGCCATCATATGAACTTTTCACCTCTACCAGCAGATATGGAAGTAGCCCACAAATCAGAGAAACCTTTATATGGAACTGTGTTTAGTGGCGAGACTGAAGAATATCCAG CAGGTGAGGTCCTTTGTCTACCAACCAGCCTTTGTGATGTCACAAATATTTCCTCTGCATCCCGTGAGAAGGAATTTAAGTCACCCAGCACTCTCCTAAACAGCAAAACTGCGAAGCCTGCAACACCTGTTCGGAAGCGCAGATGCACTCTTGCTGTGTCCTACAAGGAACCCACTCTAAATGC GAAACTGCGCAGAGGGGACAAGTTCACTGATACTGAATTTTTACATTCACCAGTCTTCAAACAAGAATGTAAGAGGAAATCCATTAAACGGGAGAAGTTTGTGAAATACAACGAATCATT